The following coding sequences lie in one Drosophila sulfurigaster albostrigata strain 15112-1811.04 chromosome 2R, ASM2355843v2, whole genome shotgun sequence genomic window:
- the LOC133836468 gene encoding negative elongation factor B, with protein sequence MSAPAKNNGTGLEDVNIPGQAFLREALTSCTDPLKAIESFQLENGVLLPSLRPMLPLLDLHGVRRLDFHTSLMEELRDKLIAHINELNQKDPREREKKLKELLVKSFPVVRVKYLRPVVMAILRNTQHIDDKYLRILVRDRELYADTDTEVKRQIWRDNQSLFGDEVSPLLSQYIREKEHILFDHTNLNNLFFQPTPKVRRHGEVVQKLANMIGNSVKLYDMVLQFLRTLFLRTRNVHYCTLRAELLMALHDLEVQEIISIDPCHKFTWCLDACIREKNVDIKRSRELQGFLDNIKRGQEQVLGDLSMTLCDPYAINFLATSAIKILHHLINNEGMPRENQVLILLLRMLALGLSAWVMIDSQDFKEPKLDGQVVTKFLPALMSLMVDDQCRSLHGKLPPDERESALTTIEHSGPAPDAVQAYIQESSVASILAMYYTLHSARAKDRVGVLRVLAILSACKDDRAYEDPFLHSLIALLIPMSDEFATEDFCTTLFDEFIFAGLTRENVTSRHMLKLLWYVHNKLPVGRLGTLMKAMQPTTAHNEHIHKLYETLQERIGTATTGGETPVVELPPEEFDSPLKSVPTPGPHYSAQ encoded by the coding sequence ATGAGCGCGCCTGCTAAGAACAACGGCACCGGCTTGGAAGACGTTAATATACCCGGTCAGGCGTTTCTGAGAGAAGCTCTCACCTCATGCACGGATCCCTTGAAAGCAATTGAGAGTTTTCAATTGGAAAATGGAGTTTTATTGCCTTCGCTACGTCCAATGCTGCCTCTGCTCGATCTGCACGGCGTGCGCCGCCTGGACTTTCACACATCACTTATGGAGGAGCTACGCGACAAGCTGATTGCCCACATTAACGAACTGAACCAAAAAGATCCGCGCGAGCGAGAAAAAAAGCTAAAGGAGCTGCTTGTCAAGAGTTTCCCGGTGGTGCGTGTGAAGTATCTGCGTCCTGTGGTCATGGCCATACTGCGCAACACTCAGCACATCGATGACAAGTATCTGCGCATCTTGGTGCGAGATCGTGAACTATACGCAGACACGGACACCGAAGTGAAGCGACAGATTTGGCGTGATAATCAATCCCTATTCGGAGACGAGGTGTCGCCGCTGCTCTCCCAATACATACGTGAAAAGGAGCATATTCTCTTCGATCACACGAATCTCAATAATCTGTTCTTCCAGCCCACACCAAAAGTGCGACGCCATGGCGAAGTTGTGCAGAAGTTAGCTAATATGATTGGCAACAGCGTCAAGCTGTACGACATGGTGCTTCAATTTTTGCGCACCCTCTTCCTGCGCACCCGCAACGTTCACTATTGCACGCTTCGAGCTGAGTTGTTGATGGCACTACACGATCTGGAGGTGCAGGAGATCATCTCGATTGATCCATGTCACAAGTTCACCTGGTGTCTGGATGCCTGCATTCGCGAGAAGAATGTGGATATTAAACGGTCCCGTGAACTGCAGGGATTCCTTGACAATATCAAGCGTGGACAGGAGCAAGTCTTGGGTGACCTTTCGATGACACTTTGTGATCCGTATGCCATCAATTTCTTGGCTACGTCCGCCATCAAGATACTGCACCATCTGATCAACAACGAGGGTATGCCGCGCGAGAATCAAGTCCTTATACTGCTGCTGCGGATGCTTGCTTTAGGATTGAGTGCCTGGGTCATGATTGATTCCCAAGACTTCAAGGAGCCCAAGCTTGATGGCCAGGTAGTGACCAAGTTTCTACCGGCGTTGATGTCGCTCATGGTGGATGATCAATGTCGTAGTCTGCATGGCAAGCTGCCGCCCGATGAGCGTGAGTCGGCGCTGACCACCATTGAGCATTCGGGTCCAGCTCCCGATGCTGTCCAGGCTTATATCCAGGAGAGTTCGGTGGCCAGCATTCTGGCCATGTATTATACTTTGCATTCGGCGCGTGCCAAGGATCGTGTTGGTGTGCTGCGTGTCTTGGCCATTTTGTCAGCCTGCAAAGATGATCGTGCCTATGAGGATCCTTTTTTGCATTCGCTGATAGCGCTGTTGATTCCTATGAGTGATGAGTTTGCCACTGAGGATTTCTGCACCACGCTGTTCGATGAGTTCATATTTGCTGGCTTGACACGCGAGAATGTGACCTCGCGACATATGCTAAAGTTGCTGTGGTATGTCCACAACAAGTTGCCTGTGGGACGCCTTGGAACATTGATGAAGGCGATGCAACCGACGACAGCGCACAACGAACACATCCACAAACTGTATGAAACGCTACAGGAGCGCATTGGCACAGCGACAACGGGAGGAGAAACTCCTGTAGTGGAGCTGCCGCCCGAAGAATTTGATTCGCCCTTAAAGAGCGTTCCAACACCAGGACCACACTATAGTGCCcaataa